In the genome of Chryseobacterium oryzae, one region contains:
- a CDS encoding ABC transporter ATP-binding protein, whose protein sequence is MEHTIEIKNLYKKYKNAEDFSVNDISLNINKDEIYGILGPNGAGKTTLISMLSGLIKPTSGSFTINGLSPQKNSTKLKQIIGVVPQEYALYPTLTAKENLMFFGSLYGLSHKKLRNTIDEALELMGLTKFADKKVEQFSGGMKRRCNLIAGTLHNPKVLFLDEPTVGVDVQSKKAIIDYLLDLNKKGTCIIYTSHHLSEAEEFCTKIAIIDHGKIHATGTPQELVQRVTNAENLEDVFISLTGKELRDVV, encoded by the coding sequence TTGGAACATACCATCGAAATAAAAAATCTTTACAAGAAATATAAAAATGCAGAAGACTTTTCTGTAAATGATATTTCTTTGAACATCAATAAAGACGAAATTTACGGCATTCTCGGCCCCAACGGAGCGGGAAAAACCACTTTGATTTCTATGCTTTCCGGCTTAATCAAACCGACCTCGGGAAGTTTTACCATCAACGGACTTTCGCCTCAGAAAAACAGCACGAAACTCAAACAGATTATTGGCGTTGTCCCCCAGGAATATGCACTTTATCCGACTTTAACTGCCAAAGAAAACCTGATGTTTTTCGGAAGTCTGTATGGTTTAAGCCACAAAAAGCTGAGAAATACCATTGATGAAGCATTGGAATTGATGGGTTTAACGAAATTTGCAGATAAAAAAGTAGAACAGTTTTCCGGAGGAATGAAACGCCGTTGCAACTTGATTGCGGGAACGCTTCACAACCCGAAAGTATTGTTTCTGGACGAACCGACTGTCGGAGTGGATGTTCAGTCTAAAAAAGCGATTATTGATTATCTTTTAGATTTGAATAAAAAAGGAACGTGCATTATTTACACTTCGCATCACCTTTCTGAAGCGGAAGAATTCTGTACAAAAATTGCCATTATCGACCACGGAAAAATCCACGCTACAGGAACGCCTCAAGAACTGGTGCAAAGAGTTACCAACGCAGAAAACCTGGAAGACGTTTTCATATCATTAACCGGAAAAGAACTGAGAGATGTTGTATAA
- a CDS encoding ABC transporter permease — protein sequence MLYKLWRSFFKEILLLKRDIGGIVIIFLMPLLLIITITLIQDSTFKNLEGSKIPIIFIDNDHSEISKRIESELKASKSFQLLNNYNENSAKAAVFSGEYQMAIVIPQNLTKDINSNIDSKVQTIVSSFGLETDSASAKVVATKAKDIHLYFDPATNVGFKNSVMNAINKMVFEIENKKIYKAFQDQLGTTENLDNKSLITFKEIVPKSALEAKPNSVQHNVPAWALFAIFFIVVPLSINLVKEKSQGTSVRVRVSPTPYYIHILGKTFTYLIICVIQFLLMVAVGIWLFPLMDLPQFDVTGKMFDLIIVTLFAGLAAIGFGVLLGTVAKTQEQSAPFGATSVVVLAAIGGIWVPVFLMPDFMQKIAAFSPMNWGLNAYYDIILRNSDIGDIAKELIFLFLFYVAMVGIALFYERRQNAV from the coding sequence ATGTTGTATAAACTGTGGAGAAGTTTTTTTAAGGAAATCCTTTTACTGAAGCGGGATATCGGAGGAATTGTCATTATATTCCTAATGCCTTTGCTGCTTATTATTACCATAACGTTGATTCAGGATTCTACGTTTAAAAATCTGGAAGGTTCAAAAATCCCGATTATTTTTATTGATAATGACCATTCTGAAATTTCAAAAAGAATAGAATCTGAACTAAAAGCCAGCAAAAGTTTTCAGCTTTTAAATAATTACAACGAAAATTCGGCTAAAGCTGCCGTATTTTCGGGTGAATATCAGATGGCAATTGTAATTCCACAGAATTTAACGAAAGATATCAATTCAAATATTGATTCCAAAGTTCAGACGATTGTGAGTTCTTTTGGTCTGGAAACCGATTCAGCTTCCGCAAAAGTTGTAGCCACAAAAGCGAAAGATATTCACCTGTATTTTGACCCTGCAACCAATGTAGGATTCAAGAATTCTGTGATGAATGCCATCAACAAAATGGTCTTCGAAATCGAGAACAAAAAAATCTACAAAGCATTCCAGGACCAGTTGGGAACCACGGAAAATTTGGATAACAAAAGCCTGATTACTTTCAAAGAAATCGTTCCAAAATCTGCTTTGGAAGCCAAACCCAACTCGGTACAGCATAACGTTCCGGCTTGGGCGCTGTTTGCCATTTTCTTTATTGTTGTGCCTTTGTCTATCAATTTGGTCAAAGAAAAAAGTCAGGGAACGAGCGTGAGAGTTCGCGTGAGCCCGACTCCCTATTACATTCATATTTTAGGAAAAACATTTACATATTTAATTATTTGTGTTATTCAGTTTTTGCTGATGGTTGCAGTGGGAATCTGGCTTTTCCCTTTAATGGATTTACCACAGTTCGATGTGACCGGAAAAATGTTTGACCTCATCATCGTCACTTTATTTGCAGGTTTGGCAGCCATAGGATTTGGCGTTTTACTGGGAACAGTGGCGAAAACTCAGGAACAATCTGCACCATTTGGAGCAACATCAGTGGTAGTATTGGCTGCCATTGGTGGCATCTGGGTTCCGGTTTTTCTGATGCCTGATTTTATGCAGAAAATCGCGGCATTTTCTCCAATGAACTGGGGTCTGAATGCCTATTACGACATCATTTTAAGAAACAGCGACATTGGTGATATTGCGAAAGAATTGATTTTCTTATTTTTATTTTATGTAGCGATGGTTGGTATTGCTTTATTTTATGAGAGGAGGCAGAATGCGGTTTAG
- a CDS encoding GxxExxY protein, with translation MNENDISKIIFDAGLRVHRQLGAGLLESAYEECLFYELNKSGLLIEKQKPMPLIYDDIKLDIGYRIDLLVERKVVVEIKSVESLNDIHIAQVLTYLKLSNCKLGLLINFNSVLFKNGVKRLINGTI, from the coding sequence ATGAATGAAAATGATATTTCAAAGATTATCTTTGATGCAGGATTAAGAGTTCATCGCCAACTTGGAGCAGGACTTTTAGAAAGTGCATATGAAGAATGTTTGTTCTATGAGTTAAATAAATCCGGATTATTGATAGAGAAACAGAAACCAATGCCATTAATTTATGATGACATAAAACTTGACATTGGCTATAGGATTGACTTATTAGTTGAAAGAAAAGTTGTTGTTGAAATAAAATCGGTAGAATCATTGAATGATATTCATATCGCTCAAGTTTTAACTTATTTAAAATTAAGCAATTGCAAATTGGGTTTACTGATTAATTTTAACTCAGTTTTATTTAAAAATGGTGTTAAAAGATTAATCAACGGAACGATATAA
- a CDS encoding acyl-CoA thioesterase, with the protein MQSKDLTCTEEVRVRFNETDPLGIVWHGHYIVYFEDGREAFGRQHGLTYLDIQKAGYVTPIVKTTTEHFLPLKYGETFKIVTTFVNSNSAKLIYQYELFNEDNQLVCSGETIQVFLDSDNNLCLYNPEFFQAWKDKMGL; encoded by the coding sequence ATGCAGTCTAAAGATTTAACTTGTACAGAAGAAGTACGTGTACGCTTCAATGAAACAGACCCGCTAGGAATTGTGTGGCATGGGCATTACATCGTGTATTTTGAGGACGGAAGAGAAGCTTTCGGAAGACAGCACGGATTGACTTATCTTGATATTCAAAAAGCGGGATATGTAACGCCGATTGTAAAAACAACTACGGAGCATTTTCTGCCTTTGAAATATGGAGAAACATTCAAGATTGTAACGACCTTTGTTAATTCAAATTCAGCGAAACTGATTTACCAATACGAGCTTTTCAACGAAGACAATCAATTGGTCTGTTCTGGGGAAACGATTCAGGTTTTTCTGGATTCAGACAATAATTTATGTTTATATAATCCTGAATTTTTTCAGGCCTGGAAAGATAAAATGGGATTATAA
- a CDS encoding beta-ketoacyl synthase N-terminal-like domain-containing protein, protein MTTEIYITDYNCVTPLGFDVPSNWKALLDGKSGVALHQIIKNQEPFYASKIDSEKLKEEFEKNFDNQNFTRLEKMLLLSLKPLVERHNITEETAFILSTTKGNICLLKNQETLPEDVFLSKMAQKMADFFGFKTKPIVVSNACVSGVMAIAVAKNMIQSGRYKNAFVAAGDEISEFVISGFNSFQAIGTEICKPYDKNRNGINIGEAAAAVYITSELNKTEKLSFKISGDSAINDANHISGPSRTGDGLFASIQNAMKEARVSAEQIDFISAHGTATIYNDEMEAIAFNRMDLQNIPLNSMKAYYGHCLGASGLLESIISMESALNNTLIPSKNFEETGTSQPLNIIKENQTAEIKYILKTASGFGGCNAAIVLEKS, encoded by the coding sequence ATGACCACAGAAATTTATATTACAGATTACAACTGCGTCACGCCTTTGGGTTTTGACGTTCCTTCTAATTGGAAAGCTCTCTTGGACGGGAAATCCGGCGTAGCTTTACATCAAATCATCAAAAATCAGGAGCCGTTTTACGCTTCAAAGATTGATTCTGAAAAATTGAAAGAAGAGTTTGAGAAAAACTTTGATAATCAGAATTTCACGAGATTAGAGAAAATGTTGCTGTTGAGCTTAAAACCTTTGGTAGAAAGACATAACATCACAGAAGAAACCGCATTTATTTTATCAACCACGAAAGGAAATATCTGCCTATTAAAAAATCAAGAAACTTTGCCGGAAGACGTTTTTCTTTCAAAAATGGCTCAGAAAATGGCTGATTTTTTCGGTTTTAAAACCAAACCAATTGTGGTTTCCAATGCCTGTGTTTCGGGAGTAATGGCGATTGCTGTGGCGAAAAATATGATTCAGTCGGGAAGATATAAAAATGCTTTTGTAGCAGCGGGAGATGAGATTTCTGAATTTGTGATTTCAGGATTCAATTCTTTTCAGGCAATCGGAACAGAAATCTGCAAACCATACGACAAAAACCGAAACGGAATCAACATTGGTGAAGCGGCGGCTGCGGTTTATATCACTTCAGAATTAAATAAAACCGAAAAACTTAGTTTTAAAATTTCAGGAGATTCAGCCATTAATGACGCCAATCATATTTCGGGACCTTCAAGAACTGGTGACGGATTGTTTGCAAGTATTCAAAATGCAATGAAAGAAGCGAGAGTTTCCGCCGAGCAAATCGATTTTATTTCTGCACACGGAACAGCGACTATTTACAACGACGAGATGGAAGCCATCGCTTTCAACAGAATGGATTTGCAAAACATCCCTTTGAACAGTATGAAAGCGTATTATGGTCATTGTCTGGGAGCTTCAGGATTATTGGAAAGTATTATTTCAATGGAAAGTGCTTTGAATAATACTTTAATCCCATCCAAAAATTTTGAGGAAACGGGAACGTCCCAACCACTAAATATTATTAAAGAAAACCAAACGGCAGAAATCAAATATATTTTGAAAACAGCTTCTGGTTTTGGAGGATGTAATGCGGCAATTGTTTTGGAGAAATCATAA
- a CDS encoding addiction module protein: protein MESTVDIRKRIHEFIDIADDRILRIINGIIDVEEQEDNYPAVPDWFYEELDKRKEKHLNGQSKSYTWEEVKENVKSALK, encoded by the coding sequence ATGGAATCTACTGTAGACATCAGAAAAAGAATTCACGAATTCATCGACATTGCAGATGACAGAATTTTGCGCATCATCAACGGAATCATCGATGTGGAGGAACAGGAAGATAACTATCCTGCTGTTCCGGATTGGTTTTATGAAGAGTTAGATAAAAGAAAAGAGAAACATCTGAATGGGCAAAGCAAATCTTATACTTGGGAGGAAGTAAAAGAGAATGTAAAATCTGCTCTGAAATGA
- a CDS encoding type II toxin-antitoxin system RelE/ParE family toxin yields MIYELIVQEEANLEILEAYLYYENAQKGLGEKFMKQLDKYFKRIKTHPKDFQIKKKYREAFLQKFPYLIIFDIIDDKIIVLSVFNTHQNPQKKP; encoded by the coding sequence ATGATTTATGAATTAATCGTACAGGAAGAAGCAAATCTCGAAATTCTGGAGGCATATCTTTATTATGAAAATGCACAAAAAGGTTTGGGAGAAAAATTTATGAAGCAGCTGGATAAATACTTCAAGAGAATTAAAACCCACCCAAAAGATTTCCAAATTAAGAAAAAATACAGAGAAGCTTTCCTGCAAAAATTTCCCTATCTTATCATTTTTGATATTATTGATGATAAAATCATTGTTCTATCTGTTTTCAACACCCATCAAAATCCACAAAAGAAGCCCTAA
- a CDS encoding 3-oxoacyl-ACP synthase: MKKTDICLIENSKIILNNEIIFESETQNFSDFAKEAYKSLALNYPKFHKMDNLSKLAFLASEMVLKNEDHSRTALVFANKSSSLDTDFKYQESINSEENYFPSPAVFVYTLPNICVGEISIRHKMQTENAFFVLDDFDEEFLNNYSEQILKSGKAEKVLCGWIELYKESYKAFVYLLTV, encoded by the coding sequence ATGAAGAAAACAGACATTTGCCTTATAGAAAACTCAAAAATCATTCTCAACAACGAGATTATTTTTGAATCTGAGACCCAGAATTTCTCAGATTTTGCGAAAGAAGCTTATAAAAGTTTAGCATTAAATTATCCAAAATTCCACAAAATGGATAATCTCAGCAAACTCGCATTTCTCGCCTCTGAAATGGTTTTAAAAAACGAAGACCACAGCAGAACAGCATTGGTTTTTGCCAACAAATCATCAAGTTTGGATACCGATTTTAAATATCAGGAAAGCATCAATTCTGAGGAAAATTACTTCCCCAGTCCAGCTGTTTTCGTCTATACTTTACCCAACATTTGCGTGGGAGAAATCAGCATCCGTCACAAAATGCAGACAGAAAATGCGTTTTTCGTATTGGATGATTTTGATGAAGAATTTTTAAACAATTACTCAGAACAGATTCTAAAATCCGGAAAAGCTGAAAAAGTGCTTTGCGGCTGGATAGAACTGTATAAGGAAAGTTACAAAGCTTTTGTATATTTGCTAACTGTGTAA
- a CDS encoding phosphopantetheine-binding protein: MENLKEELKHKIIEVLNLEDVAVDEIKDTDPLFGGGLGLDSIDALELIVLLDKEYGIKLADPKKGKEIFSSIDSMAKYIEENRTK, translated from the coding sequence ATGGAAAACTTAAAAGAAGAATTAAAACACAAAATCATCGAAGTCCTTAACCTTGAAGACGTTGCAGTAGATGAAATCAAAGATACAGACCCATTATTCGGAGGTGGACTTGGGTTGGATTCTATTGACGCTCTTGAGCTGATTGTCCTTTTGGATAAAGAATACGGCATAAAATTAGCCGACCCGAAAAAAGGAAAAGAAATCTTCTCATCAATAGATTCTATGGCAAAATACATAGAAGAAAACAGAACGAAATAG
- a CDS encoding 2-hydroxyacid dehydrogenase, with protein MRILLLDKNHPLITEQLSAKNFSLEEDFYSSYEEVLKKIEHYDGIIIRSRIPLDQNFLENAKNLKFIARVGAGMENIDIPTAQKLGIQLINSPEGNRDSVAEHVLGMLLLIMNRLIIASNEVKNGIWLREENRGDELLGKTVGLIGYGNMGKATAKRLSGFGCNVIFHDILPDLSDEFAQQVSLEELKEKAEVLSLHIPLTKETQYLINHHFINDMKNDFYFVNTARGKNVETKSLVEALKTGKVKGACLDVLEYEKSSFENLDTSSEKNKENADLQYLLHSEKAIVTPHIAGWTHQSKEKLAQYIVDKICNSFS; from the coding sequence ATGCGCATTTTACTATTAGATAAAAATCACCCACTTATTACCGAACAGCTTTCGGCTAAAAATTTCTCTCTCGAAGAAGACTTTTATTCCAGTTACGAAGAAGTTCTGAAGAAAATTGAGCATTACGATGGCATTATCATCCGAAGCAGAATTCCTTTAGACCAAAATTTTTTAGAAAATGCAAAAAATCTAAAATTTATTGCAAGAGTAGGTGCAGGAATGGAAAATATCGACATTCCGACAGCCCAAAAACTCGGCATTCAACTCATCAATTCACCAGAAGGAAATCGAGATTCTGTTGCCGAACATGTTTTGGGAATGTTATTACTCATCATGAACCGTTTAATTATTGCTTCTAATGAAGTAAAAAACGGAATTTGGCTTCGCGAAGAAAATCGTGGTGATGAACTTTTAGGAAAAACAGTGGGTTTAATTGGTTATGGAAACATGGGAAAAGCCACAGCAAAAAGACTTTCCGGTTTTGGCTGCAATGTGATTTTTCATGATATTTTGCCTGATCTTTCGGATGAATTCGCTCAACAGGTCAGTTTAGAAGAGTTAAAAGAAAAAGCGGAAGTTCTCAGTCTTCATATTCCTCTCACTAAAGAAACTCAATATCTTATCAATCATCATTTTATTAACGATATGAAAAATGATTTTTATTTCGTTAATACCGCAAGAGGAAAAAATGTTGAAACTAAAAGTTTGGTTGAAGCCCTCAAAACAGGAAAAGTAAAAGGTGCCTGTCTTGATGTTTTAGAATACGAAAAATCTTCATTTGAAAATCTTGATACTTCTTCAGAAAAAAATAAAGAAAACGCAGATTTACAATACCTTTTGCACTCCGAAAAAGCAATTGTAACTCCACATATTGCAGGATGGACTCATCAAAGTAAAGAAAAATTGGCACAATATATTGTAGATAAAATCTGCAATTCTTTTTCTTAA
- a CDS encoding serine hydrolase domain-containing protein — MKKFTTLLLSGIFILFISCKKNKTESASEEPKTNLPNYGNVDLNKVFENENIHISNKNYLTGYIDQYYKKIWEQGNLSGGILVAQGNEILYENYRGFARENEQNPIDKNTPLHVASVSKTLTAMATMKLVEAGKIKLSDHITQFFPQFPYPNVTVQTLLDQRSGLPKYEYFITKIQPAPAELSKSFLTNQDILNMIIKYKPDLARETDTGFMYCNTNYALLALIIEKITSKPFPQAMKEMVFTPLKMKNTYIFQEKDIPTASQSFYFGGNKMYPLDRLDLIYGDKNVYTTPRDLFNFSKAMFSKDFLKPELMNMVFTPYSNEKAGQNNYGLGFRMKIYDNGEKLTYHNGWWHGTNSVFAHLLKSKVTIVAIGNKYSGKVYSALALSALFEDFPVQKDKLHSIIKDNQDTLKTGNEVFGE, encoded by the coding sequence ATGAAGAAGTTTACTACTCTATTACTCTCAGGTATTTTTATTTTATTTATTTCTTGTAAAAAAAACAAAACAGAATCGGCTTCTGAAGAGCCTAAAACCAATCTTCCAAACTACGGAAATGTAGATTTGAACAAGGTTTTTGAAAATGAAAATATTCATATTTCCAATAAAAATTATTTAACAGGATATATAGATCAGTATTATAAAAAAATTTGGGAGCAAGGCAATCTGAGCGGCGGTATTTTGGTAGCCCAAGGAAACGAAATTCTTTATGAAAACTACAGAGGTTTTGCCAGAGAAAACGAGCAAAACCCTATTGATAAAAATACACCACTTCATGTAGCATCGGTTTCTAAAACGCTTACTGCAATGGCAACAATGAAACTTGTAGAAGCAGGAAAAATTAAACTTTCCGATCATATTACCCAGTTTTTTCCACAGTTTCCTTATCCTAATGTAACCGTACAAACTCTTCTCGACCAAAGAAGTGGTCTTCCGAAATACGAGTATTTTATTACTAAAATTCAGCCCGCTCCTGCTGAACTATCAAAAAGTTTTTTAACGAATCAGGATATCCTGAATATGATTATCAAATACAAACCCGATTTGGCAAGAGAAACAGATACCGGGTTTATGTACTGCAATACCAATTATGCTCTTTTAGCTTTAATTATTGAAAAAATTACATCGAAACCTTTCCCACAAGCAATGAAAGAAATGGTTTTCACTCCGCTTAAAATGAAAAACACGTATATTTTTCAGGAAAAAGACATTCCTACAGCGTCTCAGTCATTTTATTTTGGCGGAAATAAAATGTATCCTTTAGATCGTCTTGATTTAATTTACGGTGATAAAAATGTGTACACAACACCAAGAGATTTATTCAATTTTTCTAAAGCTATGTTTTCTAAGGATTTTCTGAAACCCGAACTCATGAATATGGTATTTACGCCTTACAGCAATGAGAAAGCCGGGCAAAATAATTACGGGCTTGGATTCAGAATGAAAATCTACGACAATGGCGAGAAACTCACCTATCATAACGGTTGGTGGCACGGAACCAACTCTGTTTTTGCCCATCTTCTGAAATCCAAAGTTACTATTGTAGCTATCGGCAACAAATATTCAGGAAAAGTTTATTCAGCATTGGCGCTCTCGGCTCTGTTTGAAGACTTTCCGGTTCAGAAAGATAAGCTTCACAGCATTATAAAAGATAATCAGGATACTTTAAAAACCGGAAATGAAGTTTTTGGAGAATAA
- a CDS encoding Ig-like domain-containing protein, with protein sequence MKRFLLLLLIGLLLQSCARVGSPIGGSKDTLAPQVIGSNIDTTRVNVRRDIRELRIDFNEYITLKDINKNLNISPTIANIKRILPSNIANKFLVIQWTDTLKANTTYNFNFGNAIVDNSEGNPLRYYNFAFSTGEKLDDLYISGEVKDAMAIKKQTNSQNKMVVGLYPLKDTIDYKKKPYYITKVDDDGYYELNYLAPGKYKIIAFDDENENSIFNPGKEKIAFRKDTITVEKSISGLNLKLYPSKKPFKKPELKEMPGGIQMLFEGNPENVKVSSLNEKLKDIKVTQNAKSDTVKIWFDAVKADVGQAANEKLQFAYEISSKKDTATIFYRYNKKNAMSLDSGGGILAPKSDFTLNSNYIIDKINTDKWTLKIDSLTVQPFTAKISETNPYQLLIHSDFVQGKKYQLTVPKTTVSSFYDKNSESKRFDFEADKVENYGELTFILTNPPKTKYWIQLLDSSEKPVYQKYTSGNTVVFDIVKPAEYIARILVDNNENKFWDEADFEHGIFAEDSYVYYKTVIVRPLWQSKEEWDLKDTRVLDASKLINSSNTSKPNQDKNNKNLQNNTLQNNNSSFQNMGTGNTNRGRDFQINR encoded by the coding sequence ATGAAAAGATTTCTTCTTTTATTGCTGATTGGGCTGCTTCTACAGTCTTGTGCCAGAGTAGGTTCGCCAATTGGAGGTTCTAAAGATACACTGGCTCCTCAGGTTATTGGTTCGAATATAGATACTACGAGAGTAAATGTAAGAAGAGACATTAGAGAACTCAGAATCGATTTTAATGAGTATATCACACTGAAAGACATCAATAAAAATCTGAATATTTCTCCTACGATAGCCAATATCAAAAGAATACTTCCATCTAATATTGCCAATAAATTTTTGGTAATCCAGTGGACAGATACTCTAAAGGCGAATACCACATATAATTTCAACTTCGGAAATGCTATTGTAGATAATAGCGAAGGAAACCCGCTCAGATATTATAATTTCGCTTTTTCAACAGGTGAAAAATTAGATGATCTTTACATTAGCGGTGAAGTAAAAGATGCAATGGCAATTAAAAAACAGACCAATTCTCAAAACAAAATGGTTGTTGGTCTTTATCCGCTAAAAGATACGATAGATTATAAGAAAAAGCCGTATTACATTACAAAAGTAGATGATGACGGATATTATGAGCTGAATTATCTTGCACCCGGCAAATACAAAATCATTGCATTTGATGATGAAAATGAAAACTCAATCTTCAATCCAGGAAAGGAAAAAATTGCTTTCAGAAAAGATACTATTACGGTTGAAAAATCTATCTCAGGATTAAATCTTAAACTTTATCCTTCTAAAAAGCCTTTTAAAAAGCCCGAACTGAAAGAAATGCCCGGCGGAATACAAATGTTGTTTGAAGGAAATCCCGAAAATGTAAAAGTTTCTTCCCTAAACGAAAAACTGAAAGATATAAAAGTAACTCAGAATGCTAAGTCTGATACGGTAAAAATCTGGTTCGATGCTGTGAAAGCTGATGTTGGACAAGCAGCAAATGAAAAACTGCAGTTTGCTTACGAAATATCATCAAAAAAAGATACGGCTACCATTTTTTATCGATATAATAAAAAGAACGCAATGTCTTTAGACAGTGGTGGTGGAATTTTGGCTCCGAAATCAGATTTTACACTAAATTCTAACTACATCATCGACAAAATTAACACCGATAAATGGACTTTAAAAATTGACAGCTTAACAGTTCAGCCATTTACGGCAAAAATATCAGAAACCAATCCTTATCAGTTACTTATTCATTCGGATTTTGTTCAAGGAAAAAAATATCAGCTTACCGTTCCAAAAACAACAGTATCTTCTTTTTATGATAAAAATTCTGAGTCTAAACGATTCGATTTTGAAGCAGATAAAGTAGAAAACTATGGTGAACTTACATTTATTCTAACCAATCCGCCGAAAACGAAATATTGGATACAGCTGTTAGATTCATCCGAGAAACCTGTTTATCAGAAATATACCAGCGGCAACACTGTTGTTTTCGACATTGTAAAACCCGCAGAATATATCGCCAGAATTCTTGTAGACAATAACGAAAACAAGTTCTGGGACGAAGCAGATTTTGAACACGGAATCTTTGCCGAAGATTCTTATGTTTACTATAAAACGGTAATAGTACGACCGCTTTGGCAATCTAAAGAAGAATGGGATTTGAAAGACACCAGAGTTTTAGATGCCAGCAAACTGATCAACAGCAGCAATACCAGCAAACCAAATCAGGATAAAAACAATAAAAATCTGCAAAACAATACGCTACAGAATAATAACAGTTCTTTCCAAAATATGGGTACGGGAAATACAAACAGAGGACGGGATTTTCAAATAAACAGATAA
- a CDS encoding heme-binding domain-containing protein — MKKFAKIIFWIAIGIIVIQFIPVNRDNLPVKKSENFIDVQKTPEKVSAILKNACYDCHSNETKYPSYAYIAPFSWSLKSHVNEGREHLNFSVWNAYNKDLKKGMLEKSIQTVENKVMPMPAYIIYHKEANLSDAERTLLNNYFKDLLVKNSW; from the coding sequence ATGAAAAAATTTGCTAAAATAATTTTCTGGATTGCTATAGGTATAATTGTAATTCAGTTTATCCCTGTAAACAGAGACAATCTCCCGGTAAAAAAGAGTGAAAATTTTATTGATGTGCAGAAAACTCCGGAAAAGGTTTCTGCAATTCTTAAAAATGCTTGTTACGATTGTCATTCTAATGAAACAAAATACCCTTCTTATGCTTATATAGCTCCATTTTCCTGGTCTTTAAAAAGCCATGTAAACGAAGGAAGAGAGCACCTTAACTTTTCTGTATGGAATGCTTATAATAAGGATTTAAAAAAAGGAATGCTTGAGAAATCTATTCAAACAGTGGAAAATAAGGTCATGCCAATGCCTGCTTACATTATTTATCATAAAGAAGCCAATCTATCGGATGCTGAAAGAACGTTACTGAATAATTATTTTAAAGATTTATTAGTCAAAAATAGTTGGTAA